The region CGTCACCTCCACCGGCTCGGCGCGGAACGCCGCGGTGCCGCAGGAGCCGACGCTGGGACCGATCGCCAGACCTTCGAGTGCGCGGCTGTATTCTTCCGGAAGACTGGGGCCGGCCACCGGATGCAGCAAGCCCTGTTCGTCCACGCGCAGGATCGATGCCACCACGTCGGGCGCCATGCGTTCCAGTTCCAAGCACACCATGGTCAGTACTTCCTGCAGGCTGGCCTCCCGCACCATGGCGTTGAGCGCCTTGTATTGCAGGACTTCGTGCATCTTGGTGTTGGTAATGTCGGTCAGGATGCAGACTGCATTGATCAGTTTGCCGTCGCCGTCGAGGATGGGATTGACCACCGTCGACACCCACAGCGGATGGCCTTGCTTGTCGACCATCATTTCTTCGCCGTGGAAACTGCGGCCCTCGGCGATCACCGCATAGCAGTCTTCGATCATCTTGAGGATGGCGGTCTGTCCTTCGAACAGTTCCCGCGGCCGGCGGCCGATGACTTCTTCTGCGGTAAAGCCGAGCATGCGGCTGAAACCGGTGTTGTGAAAAACGATGTGGTTGGCATCGTTGGTGATGAATACCGCGTTGTCGGTTTCATTGATCCCCAGCGACAGCAGGTGCTGGTATTCGCGGTCGCGCTGCTCGCGCACCATGCGGCACGACACGTCCGAGCCGATGCTGATGATCTTGATCGGCTTGCCTTCTAGGTCGAACACCGGCGTGTAGGTAGCTTCCCACCAGACCGGCCGGCCGTCGCGCGCGATGCGCTTGAAACGGCCGGAAAAGAAACGGCCCTGGTTGACGTCGCGCCAGAAATTTTCGTATTCCTGGCTACCGACGTAATCCGGCTCGCACAGGACGCGATGGTGCTTGCCGACGATTTCCTCGGGCAGATAGCCCATGGTCTTGAGATAGTTGCCGTTGGCGCCGACGATGACACCGTCGGCGGAAAATTCAATCACGCCGAGCGAGCGGTTGATCGCACGCAGCACGCTGTGCTTTTCCTGCGAGTCGTCGATGTGGGCGGTGATGTCGGCAGCAATCGAGACCACCCGCAGCAAGCGGCCCTCGGCGTCGAACACCGGATTGCAGGTGGCCTCCAGCCACAGCCGAGAGCCGTCGCTGCGCATGCGCTGCAAGGTGCCGGACACCACTTCGCCCTGATGCAGGCGCCGCCAGAATTCGGCGTATTCGGGTGAATCGGCGTGCGCCGGATTGCACAGCATGCGGTGATGGTGGCCGACGATGTCGTTTTGCCGGTACGCCATCAGCGTGAGGAAGTTGTCGTTGGCGGACAAGATGGTGCCGTCCGGCGCCAGTTCAAGGATGGCCATCGAGCGGGAAAAAGCCGCCAGCAACGCCTCCTTTTCTTCAAGGGAGGCGCGGCATTGCTGAAGCTCGAGGCCGATGCGTTCGGCGTCCATCATGGAGTCGTTCCCCTCCCGTTCCTTGACTGCACTCATACGCGTCACTTCTCCGCTCGGTATGATTATCTTGCGTCTGTCTTGCGTCCGGTTTGAACCTGATCTGAATCTGATTTGAAACTGGTCCGGCAGCGATATTGTCGGGAACCTTATCGCCGGCGCCGGCTGCTCGGCACGACTACGCTGGATTCCTTGAATAGCTCACATCCACATTCACACACGCCGCCGTTCTTGTTGGAGAAATGCAGCGATCGGCATATCTCTTGTTATCGGAAAAAAGTCATTGTTCTTGAGCATGCAGATTAAATAAGTTCTTCATTAAAATGATTTGCCTGTCGTGCCGTGGCCCTTACGCGAACCTCGTCAAAACCAGTCCCGTCATCCCGGGACCGTCGTCCCGGTCGAGTAGTGTATGATTCCGGCGCAGCCTGAGCGGCGATCAACGTAATGAGTGCGGCACTCCTTTCGTAGATAGCCGCGAGATGCGTTTTCCCCGGAAAGGGTGCAGGCAAGTATCGCAACGCGCCTTGCACTACCTCCCAAACAGGATTGTTCGCATTCACGGCTATTATGAAATGAGTTCCATGGATTACTTGCAGTTACTGGACGTGCTGTTGCACGTCGACAAGTCCCTCGGCATCCTGATAGAGCAATACGGCACCTTGATTTATGTAGTGCTGTTCCTGATCATCTTCTGCGAAACCGGCCTGGTGGTATTGCCCTTTCTTCCCGGCGATTCGCTGTTGTTCATTGCCGGCACTTTTTGCGCCACCGGCGCCATGAACATCTGGCTGCTGATGTTCCTGCTGGTGGTTGCCGCCGTAACCGGCAACACCCTCAATTACTGGATCGGCAGCGCCATCGGTCACCGCGTCTTCACGCACAATTACCGCTGGCTCAATCCCGCTGCGCTGGCCAAGACTCACGCCTTCTACGAAAAACACGGCGGCAAGACCATCATCCTGGCGCGCTTCACCCCGATCGTGCGGACCTTCGCACCGTTCATCGCCGGCGTGTCGGAGATGACCTTCATCAGGTTTCAGCTCTTCAACATCATCGGCGCCCTGTTATGGGTGGTCGGCCTGCTGGCGTTCGGTTACCTGTTCGGCAACTTGCCGTGGGTGCGCCAGAATCTCAATACACTGGTACTGATCGGCATCGTTGCCGCGATCCTGCCGATCGTGCTCGGCGCGCTGTGGCAGTTCTACCGCAAGTTCTTTTCCAGACGTCAATAGTCGACCAGGCCCAGCCCGCTCAAGGCGACTCTTTCGTGATTGTCCGGAGACGCAAGGAATGACTCCGATACGTCGTGGAATAACTCATCATACGACCGCGCGGGGCCGCAGCGATGGGCGGAAATGAGGCGTGAATACAGGTCTGTTCGGCCTTGGGACCCGGTTCCGATGCCGCCCGGCAAAAGAAACCGCAGCCCAAATGAAAACTCCCGGCGCAATGGCCGGGAGCTGAAGCGAATGAGGCGGGCAGATCAGGTCAGCTTGTTCTTGGCCAGCGGAGGATTCTTCGAGAAGTACTTCTTGATGCCGGTCATGATGGCGTCGGCCATGTCATCCTGATAACTGTTGTCGGTGAGCTTGGCTTCTTCTTCCGGATTGGAGATGAAGGCCGTCTCGATCAGGATGCTGGGAATGTCCG is a window of Herbaspirillum hiltneri N3 DNA encoding:
- a CDS encoding VTT domain-containing protein, whose protein sequence is MDYLQLLDVLLHVDKSLGILIEQYGTLIYVVLFLIIFCETGLVVLPFLPGDSLLFIAGTFCATGAMNIWLLMFLLVVAAVTGNTLNYWIGSAIGHRVFTHNYRWLNPAALAKTHAFYEKHGGKTIILARFTPIVRTFAPFIAGVSEMTFIRFQLFNIIGALLWVVGLLAFGYLFGNLPWVRQNLNTLVLIGIVAAILPIVLGALWQFYRKFFSRRQ